The following nucleotide sequence is from Cellulosilyticum sp. I15G10I2.
TGAAGATGTCTTAAAAGAAGCTCAGGCGCTTGGTTATGCAGAAAAAAACCCTGAAGCTGATGTAGAAGGCTATGATGCATGCCGTAAAATCGCTATCCTCTCTTCCCTTGCATTTGGGGAACATGTGAGTTTCCAGGACATCCCTACTGAGGGGATTACAAAGATCACGACAGAAGATATGGTTTATGCAGATAATATGGGATATGTTATTAAACTGCTTGCAACATGTCAAAAACAAGATGCTAGTATCTTTGCAAGAGTATCACCTATGCTTATTGCAAAAAGCCATCCGCTTGCCATGGTAAGTGATGTATTCAATGGTATTTTTGTTAAAGGCAATGTTATTGGGGATGTCATGTTCTATGGAAGAGGTGCAGGTAAGCTTCCTACAGCTAGTGCCATGGTTGCAGATATTGTAGATGCAGCAAAACATACAGGTACCAATATTATATCTTTCTGGAACAAAGAAAAAATTGAACTTAAGGACAAAGAGCAAGTTAAGGTTAAATATTTTATAAGACTTAAAAAACATAGCGAGCGTATGGATGATATTATCAAAGAAGTATTTAATGAAATAGAAGAGGTTCCATCACTTCAGGGTGAATATGCTTTTATTACAAATGTTGATACAGAAGCAAACTTTACAGAAAAGATGAGTGAATTATCTGATTTAGTTATCCTAAATAAAATACGTATAGATAAGTAGAGGCGATAAGATGAAGTATATAGTTGTACTTATAGATGGGGCAGCTGATGAACCGATAAAGGCACTGGGTGATGTTACACCTTTAGAATATGCAAAGACTAAGATGATAGATCAGCTTGCTCCCTACAGCACCATAGGTATGGTAAAAACCATACCAGATGGCTGTGCAAAAGGTAGTGATACAGCCAATCTTTCAGTATTAGGTTATGATCCAACGGTATTTTACTTTGGGAGAAGTCCTCTAGAAGCACTCAGCATG
It contains:
- a CDS encoding homoserine dehydrogenase translates to MKIALLGLGTVGQGVVEVINENKESIAKRAGQPIEIKYILDIRSFEGEAISKLVIKDFDIIANDKEIAIVVEAMGGIEPAYTYAKTSLLKGKSYITSNKELVALHGAELLEIARSNKVNFLFEASVGGGIPIIRPLNQSLTADEIFEITGILNGTTNFILTKMQQEGKAFEDVLKEAQALGYAEKNPEADVEGYDACRKIAILSSLAFGEHVSFQDIPTEGITKITTEDMVYADNMGYVIKLLATCQKQDASIFARVSPMLIAKSHPLAMVSDVFNGIFVKGNVIGDVMFYGRGAGKLPTASAMVADIVDAAKHTGTNIISFWNKEKIELKDKEQVKVKYFIRLKKHSERMDDIIKEVFNEIEEVPSLQGEYAFITNVDTEANFTEKMSELSDLVILNKIRIDK